A window from Aerococcus sp. Group 1 encodes these proteins:
- the gndA gene encoding NADP-dependent phosphogluconate dehydrogenase yields MQAEVGVIGLGVMGYGFAMNLLDYDYRVAIVNWEKEVTQKVSRENEDKPLIATYSLEEFVTKLERPRKIIMMVKAGEATDNTINHLLPLLNEGDVLVNGGNTYFRETEATEEKVKTYGIHYIGMGVSGGEEGARYGAALMPGGSQRGYELCQMQLEALAAKAPQDGEPCVAYMGEGGAGHFTKMIHNGIEYSDSQLIAEGYWLLRYYLKLPVNEIADLFREWDKGELKSYLIGITANILDQYDEDGSPMIDVILDAARSKGTGKWASQTALDMGQPLTVVTEAVFMRYVSELKQQRLKAANILSGPQVQFDGDKGKYIEKIRQTLYFAKIISYAQGFSAYQLADESYGYELNPKEIAKIFRAGCVIQAELLDKIAHAYERTSDLENILLDDYFASVTNEYQTAIRQVVSDAIMNGFSVNAMASAIGYFDSYRNENVSANMVQAQRDYFGAHSYQRRDKEGNYHYHWDEAREERLS; encoded by the coding sequence ATGCAAGCGGAAGTTGGAGTAATTGGACTAGGGGTTATGGGCTATGGATTTGCTATGAATTTATTAGATTATGATTATCGTGTGGCTATTGTAAACTGGGAAAAGGAAGTGACTCAGAAAGTTTCTAGAGAGAATGAAGACAAGCCATTAATTGCTACTTATTCTTTAGAAGAATTTGTTACTAAACTCGAGCGACCTAGAAAAATAATAATGATGGTCAAAGCAGGAGAAGCAACGGATAACACTATTAATCATTTACTACCACTTTTGAATGAGGGAGACGTTCTTGTTAATGGCGGTAATACTTATTTTAGAGAGACTGAAGCCACTGAAGAAAAAGTGAAAACATATGGTATACATTATATTGGCATGGGCGTTTCGGGTGGTGAAGAAGGCGCTCGCTATGGCGCTGCATTGATGCCTGGTGGTAGCCAAAGGGGTTATGAACTTTGTCAAATGCAATTAGAAGCTTTAGCAGCTAAGGCTCCCCAAGATGGAGAACCTTGTGTTGCTTACATGGGTGAAGGTGGCGCGGGACACTTTACAAAAATGATTCATAACGGAATTGAATATAGTGATAGTCAATTAATTGCAGAAGGTTACTGGTTACTCCGTTACTATTTGAAATTACCGGTTAATGAAATTGCAGATCTTTTCCGTGAATGGGATAAGGGAGAATTAAAAAGTTATTTAATAGGGATAACCGCTAATATTTTAGATCAATATGATGAAGATGGTAGTCCGATGATTGATGTTATCCTAGATGCTGCTCGCTCAAAAGGAACTGGTAAGTGGGCCTCACAAACCGCTTTAGATATGGGACAACCCCTTACAGTTGTCACCGAGGCCGTTTTTATGCGTTATGTTTCAGAGCTCAAACAGCAACGTTTAAAGGCAGCCAATATCTTAAGTGGGCCACAAGTTCAATTCGATGGTGATAAAGGAAAATACATTGAAAAAATTAGACAAACCCTATATTTTGCTAAGATTATTTCCTATGCTCAAGGCTTTTCCGCTTATCAGCTAGCAGATGAATCTTATGGGTATGAGCTTAATCCTAAGGAAATTGCTAAAATATTCCGTGCTGGCTGCGTAATTCAGGCGGAACTATTAGATAAAATAGCCCATGCTTATGAACGGACAAGTGATTTGGAAAATATTTTATTGGATGATTATTTTGCTAGTGTAACGAATGAATATCAGACAGCAATTCGACAAGTAGTTAGTGATGCAATCATGAATGGCTTTTCAGTAAATGCTATGGCATCAGCTATTGGTTACTTTGATAGCTACCGTAATGAGAATGTATCTGCTAATATGGTCCAAGCACAACGCGATTACTTCGGTGCTCATAGCTATCAGAGACGTGACAAAGAAGGTAATTATCACTATCACTGGGACGAGGCTAGAGAAGAGAGACTATCATAA